The Saxibacter everestensis genome has a window encoding:
- a CDS encoding O-methyltransferase has protein sequence MTNDQWTSVDSYLADLLVSEDSILVAVHDANAAAGLPSIDVSPVQGKFLMLLAQISGARSVLEIGTLGGYSTIWLARGTPVDSRIVTLEAEPKHAEIARSNFGHAGLADRIEIRIGPALETLPQLAQEGAGPFDLVFIDADKRNNPHYLEWAMKLTRPGSIIVCDNIVRDGQVADQGTSDPDVRGVRRFLEMTAEDERLDATAVQTVGSKGWDGFSIARVR, from the coding sequence ATGACTAACGACCAGTGGACATCTGTCGATTCTTACCTTGCCGATCTCCTTGTGTCGGAGGATTCGATCCTGGTCGCCGTGCATGACGCCAACGCCGCAGCAGGGTTGCCCTCCATCGACGTGTCGCCGGTTCAGGGCAAGTTTCTGATGCTGCTTGCGCAGATCAGCGGTGCGAGGTCCGTGCTGGAGATTGGCACGCTTGGTGGCTACAGCACGATCTGGCTGGCAAGAGGCACTCCTGTCGATAGCAGGATCGTGACACTGGAGGCTGAGCCGAAGCATGCCGAGATCGCGCGATCGAACTTCGGGCACGCAGGCCTTGCCGACCGGATCGAGATTCGGATCGGGCCGGCGCTTGAGACACTTCCACAGCTTGCTCAGGAGGGCGCCGGTCCGTTCGACCTGGTGTTCATCGATGCAGACAAGCGCAACAACCCGCACTACCTGGAGTGGGCGATGAAGCTCACCCGGCCGGGGAGCATCATCGTCTGTGACAACATCGTCCGCGACGGACAGGTGGCTGATCAGGGGACGTCGGACCCTGACGTGCGCGGGGTGCGCCGCTTCCTTGAAATGACCGCGGAGGACGAACGACTGGATGCGACCGCGGTGCAAACGGTGGGCTCCAAGGGCTGGGACGGCTTTTCAATCGCGCGGGTTCGCTAG
- a CDS encoding flavodoxin family protein gives MSSQTSASDVPQFSGLRALFINTTLKKSPERSNTDELIGFSSEIMRRRGVDVDTLRAIDHDIATGVWPDMTEHGWQADEWPSLFRRVLAADILVLCGPIWLGDNSSVMKRVIERLYGCSSLLNDSGQYAYYGRVGGCLITGNEDGIKHCAMNVLYSLQHLGYTVPPQADAGWVGEAGPGPSYGDPGSGGPENDFTNRNTTFMTFNLMHIARILANAGGVPAYGNQRSAWDAGCRPEFDNPDHR, from the coding sequence GTGAGCAGCCAGACATCCGCTTCCGATGTACCGCAGTTTTCCGGCTTGCGAGCGCTGTTCATCAACACCACCTTGAAGAAGTCGCCAGAGCGCAGTAACACCGACGAGCTGATCGGATTCAGCAGCGAGATCATGAGAAGGCGTGGTGTCGACGTCGACACCCTGCGGGCGATTGACCATGACATCGCAACTGGCGTCTGGCCGGACATGACCGAACATGGCTGGCAGGCCGACGAGTGGCCCTCGTTGTTTCGCCGCGTGCTGGCGGCAGACATCCTTGTGCTGTGCGGACCGATCTGGCTTGGCGACAACAGTTCGGTCATGAAGCGGGTGATCGAACGGCTGTACGGCTGTTCCAGCCTGCTCAACGATTCCGGGCAGTACGCCTATTACGGTCGGGTGGGTGGCTGTCTGATCACCGGTAATGAGGATGGGATCAAGCACTGCGCGATGAACGTGCTCTACAGCCTGCAGCACCTCGGTTATACGGTCCCGCCGCAGGCCGACGCCGGCTGGGTGGGCGAGGCAGGGCCGGGTCCTTCCTATGGCGATCCTGGATCGGGTGGACCGGAGAACGACTTCACGAATCGGAATACGACGTTCATGACCTTCAACCTGATGCATATCGCGCGAATCCTTGCGAATGCCGGGGGAGTACCGGCTTACGGGAACCAGCGAAGCGCATGGGATGCCGGCTGCCGGCCGGAATTCGACAACCCTGACCACCGGTGA
- a CDS encoding RidA family protein, producing the protein MAVQLLTPEGMMQPVPYHHVAIGSGTRQVHVTGQISRDAAAKPIATGDLAGQVAQALRNTAIGLCSAGASFADVVRLTFYVTRWGPEQIGDFMAGIERVADELEIPRPLPPASLIGVEFLFEPDVLVEVEATAVLD; encoded by the coding sequence ATGGCCGTTCAGCTGTTGACACCCGAAGGCATGATGCAGCCTGTCCCCTACCACCACGTCGCGATCGGTTCCGGCACTCGCCAGGTGCATGTGACGGGTCAGATCTCGCGCGATGCCGCGGCGAAACCCATCGCCACAGGTGACCTCGCCGGTCAGGTCGCACAGGCACTTCGCAACACCGCGATCGGGCTTTGCAGCGCGGGTGCGAGCTTCGCCGACGTCGTGCGCCTAACGTTCTACGTCACACGATGGGGTCCTGAGCAGATCGGTGACTTCATGGCAGGTATCGAGCGCGTCGCCGACGAGCTTGAGATTCCCAGGCCGCTACCACCTGCATCGCTCATCGGGGTCGAGTTTCTCTTCGAACCCGACGTGCTCGTCGAGGTCGAGGCGACCGCCGTACTCGACTAG
- a CDS encoding MFS transporter produces the protein MTNIDISPRPAPVVSGYDRWSRKSWLLLLVVCIVIALDGLDVSMVGVALPSIGTELGLETGSLQWIVSAYVLGYGSLLLLGGRLADLFGRRKILLIALGVFAAASIVGGLVDDPAVLIASRFIKGVAAAFTAPTAFSLITTNFAEGPSRNKAISIFTTFAASGFSLGLIVGGLMTSLSWRWTFLFSAPFAIAAIILGLYFVPRDKRALEGGHDIWGALTLALGMLGLVFTVVSAPDVGWGSLRTVIGLILSGLLLTAFTLIELRVRHPLIRFGIVREGFVARANLSAIALFGSYISFQFILTIYLQSVLGWTPLSMALALLPAGMVVVLSAPFADRLIDRFGSSTLILVALGALSLGYLLFLRVGTTPNYLLDILPSVLLLGAGFGLGFPSIQVQATTGIADSEQGLAAGLVQSSSQVGAALVLAVTTALISTGSHTVDATAVQLLDEFRPGLILSTCVALAGFAIAAMPRKRLRSR, from the coding sequence ATGACGAACATCGACATCTCCCCTCGCCCGGCGCCGGTCGTATCCGGATACGACCGCTGGTCCCGTAAGAGCTGGCTTCTCCTCCTAGTGGTCTGCATCGTCATCGCCCTCGACGGGCTAGACGTCTCCATGGTGGGCGTGGCACTCCCCTCGATCGGCACCGAGCTCGGGCTGGAGACCGGATCCCTGCAGTGGATCGTCTCCGCCTACGTTCTGGGTTATGGCAGCCTCCTTCTACTCGGTGGCCGACTGGCCGATCTCTTCGGCCGGCGCAAGATCCTGCTGATCGCCCTCGGCGTATTTGCCGCCGCATCCATCGTCGGCGGCCTCGTCGATGATCCCGCCGTGCTCATTGCCTCACGGTTCATCAAGGGGGTCGCCGCAGCCTTTACCGCACCGACGGCGTTCTCGTTGATCACCACCAACTTCGCCGAGGGCCCTTCCCGCAATAAGGCAATTTCGATCTTCACCACATTCGCCGCGAGTGGCTTCTCGCTCGGCCTCATCGTCGGTGGACTCATGACGTCGTTGAGCTGGCGCTGGACATTCCTCTTCTCCGCACCCTTCGCGATCGCCGCTATCATCTTGGGCCTGTACTTCGTGCCGCGGGACAAGCGCGCCCTCGAAGGCGGTCACGACATCTGGGGAGCACTCACCCTCGCTCTGGGGATGCTCGGTCTCGTTTTCACTGTGGTCTCGGCCCCCGACGTCGGATGGGGATCGCTACGGACCGTGATCGGCCTCATCCTGTCCGGTCTCCTGCTCACCGCGTTTACGCTCATCGAACTGCGGGTGCGGCATCCGCTGATCCGATTCGGCATCGTCCGCGAAGGCTTCGTTGCCCGGGCCAACCTCAGCGCCATCGCTCTGTTCGGCTCCTACATCAGCTTCCAATTCATCCTGACGATCTATCTGCAGTCGGTGCTCGGCTGGACCCCGCTCAGCATGGCGCTCGCATTGCTCCCGGCCGGGATGGTTGTGGTGCTCAGCGCCCCGTTCGCCGATCGACTGATCGACCGGTTCGGCTCCTCGACCCTGATCCTGGTGGCACTAGGCGCACTCTCGCTGGGGTATTTGCTGTTCCTCCGAGTGGGAACAACGCCCAACTACCTGCTGGACATCCTGCCGTCGGTTCTGCTGCTCGGCGCCGGTTTCGGCCTCGGTTTCCCGTCGATTCAGGTCCAGGCCACGACCGGAATTGCCGACAGCGAACAGGGCCTCGCTGCCGGACTGGTGCAGAGCAGTTCGCAGGTCGGCGCCGCCCTCGTTCTCGCGGTGACGACGGCGCTGATCTCGACGGGATCGCATACAGTGGACGCCACCGCGGTGCAGCTTCTCGACGAGTTCAGGCCGGGCCTCATCCTGAGTACCTGCGTCGCACTCGCCGGATTTGCGATCGCGGCCATGCCCCGTAAGCGACTCCGGTCCCGCTAA
- a CDS encoding VOC family protein, giving the protein MQKITPCLWFDDQAEEAATFYVSLFKNSRILNTSYYGEGSGRPAGSVLTVDFELEGVEHQALNGGPAFQFTEAISLSVSTESQEETDELWEKLTSDGGAPSMCGWLKDRFGLSWQIVPSVLGELLTDPDPEKANRVLQAMLGMRKIEIAELQRAYDGQ; this is encoded by the coding sequence ATGCAAAAGATCACGCCCTGCCTCTGGTTCGATGACCAGGCCGAGGAAGCAGCAACGTTTTACGTTTCGCTCTTCAAAAACTCCAGGATCCTCAACACGTCCTATTACGGCGAAGGCAGTGGACGGCCCGCCGGTTCGGTTCTGACGGTTGACTTCGAGCTGGAGGGCGTGGAGCATCAGGCGCTCAACGGCGGCCCGGCTTTTCAGTTCACCGAGGCGATCTCCTTGTCGGTCAGCACCGAATCGCAGGAAGAGACCGACGAGCTGTGGGAGAAATTGACGTCCGACGGTGGAGCGCCGTCAATGTGCGGCTGGCTGAAGGACAGATTCGGCCTATCATGGCAGATTGTCCCTTCGGTGCTTGGGGAACTGCTGACTGACCCGGATCCGGAGAAAGCCAACCGCGTGTTGCAGGCGATGCTGGGCATGCGCAAGATAGAGATCGCGGAGCTGCAGCGAGCCTACGACGGTCAGTGA
- a CDS encoding MFS transporter, with protein MSDQTSTAVAERLPLTATRFVSIFGIGVVGFMVANLIPLMLVAMTSELGMTVSTAGAVMTGSMLATAITSMLTARYAALSGRHLIGRAGLVLMIVGFGLAAIVPSAAVAVVGIIVGGIGGGGAVSSSGAAIAAIRDPNRVNGWASLTNRIVVTVVLAIIPLLGGGMLTAFGSVALLALFFLFCVGWLPSAPIKAVAVESEISAKAPRPGNRRVTIAGFVLLVSFALWGVGEDSIWAMAGAMGNAQAGTTDADLGFILSASTAGGVIALIPLTWVGKRLGRALPLGILLVLGGSMKILASFTTDQTVYMAAIIAWNTIYVAAFTYIAATAAALDAQGRWSGPLNGVYLFGSAFAPVVGALVADTFGFHTFGIIFACFSFVLCFPLVFVARMSWNIEKREAALTAQSPSSASSPDSATTPVA; from the coding sequence ATGAGCGACCAAACATCGACTGCCGTGGCTGAACGGCTTCCACTCACCGCCACCCGCTTCGTGTCGATATTCGGAATCGGGGTGGTCGGCTTCATGGTCGCAAACCTGATCCCGTTGATGCTGGTGGCGATGACATCCGAACTGGGCATGACCGTTTCCACCGCGGGTGCCGTGATGACCGGCAGCATGTTGGCTACCGCAATTACGAGCATGCTGACAGCCCGTTATGCGGCACTCAGCGGCCGGCACCTGATCGGCCGGGCCGGGCTTGTCCTGATGATCGTCGGGTTTGGTCTCGCCGCAATAGTTCCCAGCGCCGCGGTTGCGGTCGTCGGCATCATCGTTGGCGGCATCGGCGGCGGTGGCGCCGTGTCATCGTCGGGCGCCGCGATTGCCGCGATCCGTGATCCGAACCGGGTCAACGGCTGGGCCAGCCTGACGAACCGGATCGTGGTGACGGTCGTCCTCGCCATCATCCCGCTGCTCGGCGGCGGCATGCTCACCGCGTTCGGCAGCGTTGCCCTGCTCGCGCTCTTCTTTCTTTTCTGCGTCGGCTGGCTTCCATCGGCGCCGATCAAAGCGGTCGCGGTCGAGTCTGAGATATCAGCAAAGGCGCCGCGGCCAGGCAACCGGCGGGTGACGATCGCCGGGTTCGTTTTGCTCGTGTCCTTTGCCCTCTGGGGAGTCGGCGAAGACTCGATCTGGGCGATGGCTGGCGCAATGGGCAACGCCCAGGCCGGCACGACCGACGCCGATCTCGGTTTCATCCTGAGTGCCTCGACAGCAGGAGGCGTGATCGCTCTGATCCCGCTGACCTGGGTCGGGAAAAGGCTTGGCCGGGCACTGCCGCTGGGAATTCTTCTGGTCCTGGGCGGATCGATGAAGATTCTCGCCAGTTTCACCACTGACCAAACTGTCTACATGGCGGCGATCATCGCCTGGAACACCATCTACGTGGCCGCGTTCACGTACATCGCTGCGACCGCTGCGGCGCTTGACGCGCAGGGTCGCTGGTCGGGCCCGCTCAACGGGGTCTATCTCTTCGGGTCGGCTTTCGCCCCGGTGGTCGGCGCGTTGGTCGCGGACACGTTCGGCTTCCATACCTTCGGCATCATCTTCGCCTGCTTCAGTTTCGTGCTGTGCTTCCCGTTGGTCTTCGTCGCCCGGATGTCGTGGAATATTGAAAAGCGTGAAGCGGCGCTCACCGCGCAGTCCCCGTCCTCAGCCAGCTCACCCGATTCAGCGACGACCCCAGTCGCCTGA
- a CDS encoding MarR family winged helix-turn-helix transcriptional regulator — protein MSRPTDVVEQWRGLQGSYLSTAAALDHVLGENFELGLSEFEILDLIAENNADECRMRALVDLTPMTQSALSRIVDRLQKAGLVERKECDLDRRSMFVSLTAQGTSLHARAREVYRSTLAAELG, from the coding sequence ATGAGCAGGCCGACCGACGTAGTGGAACAGTGGCGCGGACTCCAAGGTTCGTATCTGTCTACAGCTGCCGCACTGGACCACGTGCTCGGTGAGAACTTCGAACTTGGGCTCAGTGAGTTCGAGATCCTGGACCTGATTGCCGAAAACAACGCCGATGAGTGCAGGATGCGAGCGCTCGTCGATCTGACGCCAATGACGCAGAGCGCGTTGTCGCGCATCGTTGACAGATTGCAGAAGGCCGGGCTGGTCGAGCGCAAGGAATGCGACCTGGACCGCCGCTCGATGTTTGTCAGCCTTACCGCGCAGGGCACTTCGCTGCATGCCCGCGCCCGGGAAGTGTATAGGAGCACGCTTGCGGCTGAACTCGGTTAA
- a CDS encoding LacI family DNA-binding transcriptional regulator, whose product MSGSSAVTLLDVARAAGVSRTTASAAIAQTGRVSDQTRQHVLRIADSLGYAPNIWARKLRQDRVLSIGLYMPDQVFGRAYYMDFAFGAAEGSHDQGVSLILLARGIEPDDPAMHLLDGVILVDPLDDDPVARSLLGGKLPVVTGEYGPRDLPEPAGVVVTDHQGAVYQLFDHLVDQGALRPALIAPGTNSHWGRAIRTGYANWCAERGRTPLSVQVEFDSTPGDVERASAELLDGATPPDAIVSAPDAAAVGAVAAVRARGLEVGNDVLIASYVDSILMQLSTPPITGVDLRPRSLGRSCAEMLLDVLASERKDAPLLSELPTELNIRASSTHGSSG is encoded by the coding sequence ATGTCAGGCTCGAGTGCGGTGACCCTCTTGGACGTCGCCCGTGCCGCCGGCGTTTCCCGGACAACCGCGTCGGCGGCGATAGCCCAGACCGGACGGGTATCCGATCAGACCCGGCAGCACGTTCTCCGAATTGCGGACAGTCTCGGCTACGCGCCCAATATCTGGGCCCGCAAGCTGCGTCAGGATCGGGTGTTGAGCATCGGACTCTATATGCCCGATCAGGTTTTCGGCCGCGCCTACTACATGGACTTTGCGTTCGGCGCCGCGGAGGGTTCCCACGATCAAGGAGTTTCCCTCATCCTGCTGGCCCGCGGGATCGAACCGGACGACCCAGCCATGCACCTGCTGGATGGCGTCATCCTTGTCGACCCCCTCGATGACGACCCCGTCGCGCGTAGCCTGCTCGGCGGTAAGTTACCGGTCGTCACAGGAGAATACGGTCCACGAGACCTGCCCGAACCCGCGGGAGTCGTCGTGACCGACCACCAGGGCGCGGTCTATCAACTCTTCGATCACCTCGTCGATCAGGGCGCCCTACGACCCGCCCTGATCGCGCCCGGAACCAACTCGCACTGGGGCCGGGCGATCCGCACCGGTTACGCAAACTGGTGTGCCGAACGCGGCCGAACGCCGCTTTCCGTTCAGGTGGAATTCGATTCGACGCCGGGAGACGTGGAGCGGGCATCGGCTGAACTGCTCGATGGCGCCACACCACCGGACGCGATCGTCTCCGCACCGGATGCCGCCGCGGTCGGCGCGGTGGCGGCGGTCAGGGCGCGCGGACTTGAGGTGGGAAATGACGTGCTCATTGCCTCATATGTCGATTCAATCCTGATGCAACTTTCAACGCCGCCGATCACCGGCGTTGATCTTCGCCCTCGGAGTCTGGGCCGCAGCTGCGCCGAGATGCTGTTGGATGTGCTGGCTTCCGAACGAAAAGACGCACCCTTGCTCAGCGAGCTTCCTACCGAGCTCAACATCCGGGCCTCCTCGACCCACGGCTCGTCCGGGTAG
- a CDS encoding DUF5996 family protein, protein MAEQSKQPAQSWPSLRVDDWTATRETLHMWTQIVGKIRMAHAPLLNHWWQVTLYVTPRGLTTSTVPCGNRVFDIEFDFCQHNLQIRVSDGSARQIDLEPKSVATFYQQVMQALDELGIDCRIQAGPNEVDPAVPFAEDTGHASYDAEAVHLFWRQLVQADRVLHEFRSHFSGKVSPVHFFWGAMDLACTRFSGRSAPTHPGGAPNCGDWVMVEGYSHELSSFGFWPGGGDEGAFYAYAYPEPDGFAEHPVRPNAAFYSSENGQFLLPYEAVRTANDPDRTLLDFLHDSYQAAAMHGGWDRSTLEADPSRWNHRRSNIAVPGS, encoded by the coding sequence ATGGCGGAGCAGAGCAAGCAACCGGCGCAATCCTGGCCCAGCCTTCGGGTCGATGACTGGACGGCAACGCGGGAAACCCTGCACATGTGGACCCAGATCGTCGGAAAGATCCGGATGGCACACGCACCCTTGCTCAACCACTGGTGGCAAGTGACTCTTTACGTGACGCCACGAGGGCTGACCACGTCGACAGTGCCGTGCGGTAATCGGGTTTTCGATATCGAATTCGACTTCTGCCAGCACAACTTACAGATCCGGGTCAGCGACGGCTCGGCACGTCAGATCGACCTCGAACCGAAGTCGGTAGCCACCTTCTATCAGCAGGTCATGCAGGCACTCGATGAGCTCGGCATCGATTGCCGGATTCAGGCGGGGCCGAACGAGGTGGATCCGGCTGTCCCGTTTGCCGAGGACACCGGGCACGCGTCGTACGACGCCGAAGCCGTTCACCTGTTCTGGCGGCAGCTGGTTCAGGCCGATCGGGTGCTACACGAGTTCCGCTCGCACTTCTCGGGCAAGGTCAGCCCCGTGCACTTCTTCTGGGGAGCGATGGACCTGGCCTGTACCCGATTCTCCGGTCGAAGTGCGCCGACGCACCCTGGCGGCGCCCCCAACTGCGGCGACTGGGTGATGGTGGAGGGATACTCCCACGAGCTGAGCAGTTTCGGCTTCTGGCCGGGCGGGGGAGACGAAGGCGCCTTCTATGCCTATGCGTATCCCGAGCCGGACGGATTCGCGGAACATCCTGTCCGGCCGAATGCGGCGTTCTACAGTTCTGAGAACGGCCAGTTTCTGCTGCCGTATGAGGCTGTTCGTACAGCAAACGATCCCGATCGGACGCTGCTCGACTTCCTGCATGACAGCTATCAGGCCGCGGCCATGCATGGCGGGTGGGACCGGAGCACGCTCGAAGCCGATCCGAGCCGGTGGAACCACCGTCGCAGCAATATCGCTGTCCCTGGTAGCTGA
- a CDS encoding DHA2 family efflux MFS transporter permease subunit: MTSASNSSSPDLDTTEKPTADVDSAASSAQAASLDIRNRKVIYLLLAAAFVVILNETILSVALPHLMNDLAVSASTAQWLSTAFMLTMAIVIPITGFLIQRINTRPMFTAAMTLFSVGTLTAFLAPGFVMLLVGRIIQATGTAIMMPLLMTTVLLLVPAARRGKVMGNISIVIAVAPAIGPTISGIILSVGSWRWMFGLVLPIAVAMLLYGMRRVENVSEPKRVPIDGLSVVLSAFAFGGLVYGLSQAGEGAAGNSVAPMVISLVVSAITMTAFITRQIKLQRSDRALLDLRTFRIRTFTIAILMMTTSMMALFGTIIVLPIYLQNVIRLDAFYTGLLMLPGGLLMGLAAPFVGRLYDKVGPRVLLVPGTIIVSSVLWLLTMVTESTSPFAILAAHILLSLGLALLFTPLFTSGLGSLTPDLYSHGSAIVGTVQQVAAAAGTALFITLMASRTAALTAAGSAPAAAAAGGVRMAFLVGAAISLLSVVAAFFVRKPETEPATHGG, from the coding sequence GTGACCAGCGCGTCAAATAGCTCGTCCCCAGACCTCGACACGACCGAAAAGCCAACCGCCGACGTCGATTCGGCAGCAAGCAGCGCCCAGGCCGCCAGCCTCGACATCAGGAACCGCAAGGTCATCTACCTGCTCCTTGCGGCGGCATTCGTCGTCATCCTGAACGAGACGATCCTCAGTGTCGCGCTCCCCCACCTGATGAACGACCTCGCGGTCTCTGCGTCGACAGCTCAATGGCTATCGACGGCATTCATGCTGACGATGGCGATCGTCATCCCGATCACGGGCTTCCTGATCCAGCGGATCAACACCAGGCCGATGTTCACCGCGGCGATGACCCTGTTCAGCGTCGGCACGCTGACCGCCTTCCTTGCGCCGGGATTCGTTATGTTGCTGGTCGGGCGGATAATCCAGGCCACCGGCACCGCCATCATGATGCCCCTGCTGATGACGACCGTACTGTTGCTCGTCCCTGCCGCCAGGCGCGGCAAGGTAATGGGAAATATCAGCATCGTGATCGCGGTCGCACCGGCGATCGGCCCAACCATTTCCGGGATTATTCTCAGTGTGGGTTCGTGGCGGTGGATGTTCGGCCTCGTGTTGCCGATTGCCGTCGCCATGCTGCTATACGGCATGCGCCGGGTGGAGAACGTCTCCGAACCGAAGCGGGTGCCGATCGACGGCCTGTCGGTCGTCCTGTCGGCCTTCGCCTTCGGCGGGCTCGTCTATGGGCTGAGCCAGGCCGGCGAGGGTGCTGCGGGAAACAGCGTCGCGCCGATGGTGATCTCCCTCGTGGTCAGCGCAATCACTATGACCGCATTCATCACCAGGCAGATCAAGCTGCAGCGCTCAGACCGAGCGCTGCTTGACCTGCGCACTTTCCGGATCCGCACGTTCACGATCGCCATTCTGATGATGACCACCAGCATGATGGCCCTCTTCGGCACAATCATTGTGCTGCCGATCTATCTGCAGAACGTCATTCGGCTGGACGCGTTCTACACCGGCCTCCTGATGTTGCCCGGCGGCCTGCTGATGGGACTTGCGGCGCCATTTGTCGGACGTTTGTACGACAAGGTTGGTCCGCGGGTTCTTCTGGTGCCCGGCACCATCATCGTGAGCAGTGTCCTGTGGCTGCTGACCATGGTGACCGAATCCACCTCGCCGTTCGCGATCCTGGCCGCGCACATTTTGCTCAGCCTCGGGCTGGCGTTGCTCTTCACCCCGCTGTTCACCTCGGGATTGGGTTCGCTGACGCCGGACCTGTACTCGCACGGCAGCGCCATCGTCGGCACGGTGCAGCAGGTTGCCGCAGCGGCCGGCACCGCGCTGTTCATTACCCTGATGGCATCGCGCACCGCGGCCCTGACCGCCGCGGGCTCCGCTCCCGCCGCCGCAGCGGCAGGTGGCGTCCGGATGGCGTTCCTCGTCGGTGCGGCGATCTCGCTTCTGTCAGTAGTGGCGGCGTTCTTCGTCCGGAAGCCGGAGACCGAGCCGGCAACGCACGGCGGCTAG
- a CDS encoding amidohydrolase, whose product MPADTRSTTRTIYRNCSIFTAGEQGFAESLVVEGDRLAWVGDAETAERMAGDSPQVVDLAGSLVVPGFIDAHTHLMMMGQSLQKVGLVDAGNLEEIQRRLLAAREAAPDAELILGVSWLFDHVPGGTPTRQMLDDAIADIPVYLDANDFHSCWVNTAALREMGITKDTPDPIGGTIVKDPTTGEPTGLLLETAAQQHVWSTLAAKVSDEERDDALARTFSTYLAAGVTGGIDMALNELDLQALDRAQSSGGGTLPIRVVGHWFIERTDSAEGNVQQVDRAIGLAKSVCSPWLRVAGIKIVVDGVIDACTAAMTKPFADGSLPGPIWDLESLVPVVTAADAAGLQIAIHAIGDEASDIALTALERAYSVNGARVRRHRIEHLEVVKPENVERLARLGVVASMQPVHADPAIQSNWRSVLGDDRVDRGYPWPEFTDAGARLAFGTDAPTAPYPALPNLFVAATRRSALDPTLEPNISALAVPLSEAIGHATRDAAWSCGAETDLGRLETGMLADFTVIDTDPFVSGVESLLDARIVRTVVGGKTSFAAASD is encoded by the coding sequence ATGCCAGCTGACACCCGATCCACAACTCGCACCATCTACCGCAACTGCTCGATCTTCACCGCCGGTGAGCAGGGCTTCGCCGAATCGCTCGTCGTCGAGGGGGACCGGCTCGCCTGGGTCGGCGATGCTGAGACAGCCGAGCGGATGGCCGGCGACTCGCCACAGGTCGTCGATCTGGCCGGCAGTCTGGTGGTGCCTGGCTTTATCGACGCGCATACCCACCTGATGATGATGGGCCAGTCCTTGCAGAAGGTTGGGCTCGTCGACGCTGGGAACCTCGAGGAGATCCAGCGCCGGCTGTTGGCGGCGCGGGAAGCGGCGCCGGACGCGGAACTGATTCTCGGAGTCAGCTGGCTATTCGACCACGTCCCGGGTGGCACACCGACCCGGCAGATGCTCGACGACGCGATCGCCGACATTCCGGTTTACCTGGATGCCAACGACTTTCACTCGTGCTGGGTCAATACCGCGGCGCTGCGCGAGATGGGAATCACGAAGGACACACCGGACCCGATTGGCGGCACAATCGTGAAGGATCCAACAACGGGAGAACCGACAGGATTGCTGCTCGAGACCGCGGCACAGCAACACGTGTGGTCGACGCTGGCGGCGAAGGTCTCCGACGAAGAACGGGATGACGCCCTGGCCCGGACATTCAGCACGTACCTTGCCGCCGGGGTGACGGGCGGCATCGACATGGCGCTGAATGAACTGGACCTGCAGGCCCTCGACCGGGCGCAGTCAAGTGGCGGCGGGACCCTACCCATCCGGGTCGTTGGTCACTGGTTCATCGAGCGCACTGACTCCGCCGAGGGCAATGTGCAACAGGTCGATCGGGCGATCGGGTTGGCCAAATCCGTCTGTTCACCCTGGCTTCGAGTCGCTGGCATCAAGATCGTGGTCGATGGGGTTATCGACGCATGTACCGCGGCGATGACGAAACCCTTTGCCGACGGTTCATTACCGGGGCCGATCTGGGATCTGGAGTCACTGGTGCCGGTGGTGACCGCGGCGGACGCTGCTGGTCTGCAGATCGCCATCCATGCGATCGGGGATGAAGCTTCGGATATCGCACTCACCGCACTTGAGCGGGCCTACTCGGTCAACGGTGCCCGGGTGCGGCGGCACCGCATCGAGCACCTCGAGGTGGTCAAGCCTGAGAATGTCGAGCGGCTCGCTCGCCTGGGCGTCGTCGCGTCGATGCAGCCGGTGCACGCCGATCCGGCGATCCAGTCGAATTGGCGATCCGTGCTGGGCGACGATCGGGTCGATCGCGGCTATCCCTGGCCAGAGTTCACGGATGCCGGCGCCAGGCTTGCCTTCGGAACCGATGCGCCGACCGCGCCGTATCCCGCCCTGCCGAACCTGTTCGTGGCCGCAACCCGCCGGTCGGCGCTGGATCCCACTCTGGAACCGAACATTTCGGCTCTGGCCGTACCGCTCTCAGAGGCGATCGGGCACGCGACCCGCGATGCTGCGTGGTCATGCGGCGCCGAAACCGACCTTGGACGCCTGGAGACAGGTATGTTGGCCGACTTCACCGTGATCGACACCGACCCGTTCGTCTCCGGCGTGGAATCGCTGCTCGATGCCAGGATAGTTCGGACCGTGGTGGGCGGTAAGACCAGTTTCGCCGCCGCTTCCGACTGA